Proteins encoded by one window of Bacteroidota bacterium:
- a CDS encoding MBOAT family protein: MCWKAEYAFLIVLSTSIDYLCGLQMSKHEDKKKRKPWMILSIVMNLSILFLFKYFNFFNDSARVVFDSLNIFYNVPEFKLLLPVGLSFYTFQAISYTVDVYKGTAKAEKNFGFFATFVAYWPQLVAGPIQRKEDFLPQLKQNFDFDYERVKQGLIRILYGFFKKVVIADRLAIFVREVYNQPGDHGGFAVILATWLFAIQVYCDFSGYCDIAIGSSRIMGHNLRENFKTPYFAKSIREFWERWHITLTVWVRDYLYIPMGGSKVSFPRMLFNNLAALTIMGFWHGANWTFIMFGFVHGSFIVISRIWDRYFPKINLPTLLPKAKWLTNFLLMFWIFNLTCIPDIFFCSRNINESWIIIQSIFNHPDTTWALINSSSPAGSTPSVIDFWLSIFFVAILLYTDYNLYTHKDVTIEKRIAAKPVYLRWGFYILITVLVSWFAVTTDSVFIYFQF, from the coding sequence ATGTGTTGGAAAGCAGAATATGCTTTCCTGATAGTTCTTTCTACCTCCATCGACTATTTGTGCGGCTTGCAAATGTCGAAACACGAGGATAAAAAGAAACGAAAACCCTGGATGATATTGAGTATTGTGATGAATTTATCCATACTCTTTCTATTTAAATATTTTAATTTCTTTAACGATTCTGCACGCGTTGTATTCGATAGCCTAAATATTTTCTACAACGTTCCCGAATTTAAATTACTGCTGCCGGTAGGATTATCTTTTTATACATTTCAGGCAATCAGTTATACCGTGGATGTTTATAAGGGCACAGCAAAAGCAGAAAAGAATTTCGGTTTTTTTGCAACATTTGTTGCCTATTGGCCGCAATTGGTGGCAGGGCCAATTCAACGTAAAGAAGATTTTCTTCCCCAGTTAAAACAAAATTTCGATTTTGATTATGAAAGAGTAAAACAGGGGCTCATCAGGATCCTTTACGGTTTCTTTAAAAAGGTTGTAATAGCCGACAGGCTCGCAATATTTGTAAGAGAAGTATATAATCAGCCGGGCGATCATGGTGGATTTGCTGTTATTCTGGCAACATGGTTATTTGCTATTCAGGTATATTGCGATTTTTCGGGATATTGTGATATAGCAATTGGTTCTTCCAGAATAATGGGTCATAATCTCAGGGAAAATTTTAAAACGCCATATTTCGCAAAATCTATCAGAGAATTCTGGGAACGATGGCATATCACCCTTACAGTTTGGGTGCGCGACTATCTCTATATACCTATGGGTGGAAGTAAAGTTTCGTTCCCGCGTATGCTATTTAATAATTTAGCTGCCTTAACTATTATGGGATTTTGGCATGGAGCCAACTGGACTTTTATCATGTTCGGATTTGTGCATGGATCTTTTATTGTGATCTCACGAATATGGGATAGATACTTTCCTAAAATTAATTTGCCTACACTTTTGCCAAAAGCAAAATGGCTGACAAATTTTTTATTGATGTTCTGGATATTCAATTTAACATGTATTCCGGATATTTTCTTTTGTTCCAGAAATATCAACGAATCATGGATAATTATTCAAAGTATATTTAATCATCCCGATACAACATGGGCGCTAATTAATTCAAGTTCGCCGGCTGGTTCAACACCTAGTGTGATAGATTTTTGGCTGTCAATATTTTTTGTAGCAATTTTATTATACACTGATTATAATTTATATACGCATAAAGATGTAACGATAGAAAAAAGAATTGCTGCTAAACCGGTTTATTTAAGATGGGGATTTTACATTTTGATAACAGTATTGGTATCATGGTTTGCAGTTACAACAGATTCCGTATTTATTTATTTCCAATTTTAA
- a CDS encoding flippase, producing MISKLKKKIVRKFGDQDFSEIFKKGFSGTIISLLGRVTGYLLLMVIGWLYGQEAMGVYTVGLSILSIVGIFGRFGVDMAMSRFVAQYSAANRWDLVQHTYKIALKIVIPISVFLSAATFFIIPFFTDNLFDPTAPDFEKYTLYMQIFAVSILFYVLGGLSEECIKGLKKTKQFNWISQVVNQLVAILFLLLFGLFSKDQLWVNLSYCIGIFVAFLIAQFLWIFYLKNPVIAKSEFFVKKEKKNKKDLPSQAALNAIIESHEKITTPELLKVSAPMMSAKYLTMIYTWLDILILAWYATEPMVAIYRVATRLTSLATIPLISINAIAGPKFAEAYGAKDDKRLQNSVRQATRLIFWSCIPFLFLFLVFPKFCLWTFGKGFTTEEAIIVFIIVTLGQAVNVLTGPVTVLLNMTGRQKVTMYYALATVVIDVGLNLILIPMYGIIGAAIATAVSRTILNLGCALQIYFTMGINTIYNPFADIAAAFSKKKKKNNNNVSEINNDTEIE from the coding sequence ATGATCAGCAAACTTAAAAAGAAAATTGTAAGAAAATTTGGAGATCAGGATTTTTCTGAGATCTTTAAGAAGGGATTTTCCGGAACAATTATTAGTTTATTAGGAAGAGTGACCGGTTACCTGCTATTAATGGTGATCGGATGGCTATATGGACAAGAAGCCATGGGAGTGTATACCGTTGGATTAAGTATTCTCAGTATTGTTGGAATTTTCGGAAGGTTTGGAGTGGATATGGCCATGTCGAGATTTGTAGCACAGTATAGCGCAGCAAACCGTTGGGACCTTGTGCAACATACTTACAAGATCGCATTAAAAATTGTAATACCTATTAGTGTATTTTTATCTGCAGCAACTTTTTTTATTATTCCTTTTTTTACCGATAATTTATTTGACCCTACGGCACCCGATTTCGAAAAATATACATTGTACATGCAAATTTTTGCAGTGTCAATTTTGTTTTATGTATTGGGAGGATTAAGTGAGGAATGTATTAAAGGCCTCAAAAAAACAAAACAATTTAATTGGATTTCACAAGTTGTAAATCAGTTAGTTGCTATTTTGTTTTTATTATTATTCGGATTATTTTCCAAAGATCAGTTATGGGTTAATTTATCTTATTGTATAGGAATTTTTGTCGCATTTTTAATCGCTCAGTTTTTATGGATTTTCTATTTAAAAAATCCTGTAATTGCGAAAAGTGAGTTTTTTGTAAAAAAAGAAAAAAAGAACAAAAAGGATCTGCCTTCCCAAGCTGCCCTTAATGCTATTATAGAATCGCATGAAAAAATCACCACCCCTGAATTACTTAAGGTTTCTGCTCCTATGATGTCGGCGAAATATCTTACCATGATATATACCTGGCTTGATATTTTGATTTTGGCGTGGTACGCTACTGAACCTATGGTTGCAATTTACAGAGTGGCAACCCGATTAACCTCATTGGCTACAATTCCACTCATTTCAATAAATGCAATTGCGGGACCTAAATTCGCGGAGGCGTACGGTGCCAAGGATGATAAACGTCTTCAAAACAGTGTCAGGCAAGCAACCCGACTTATATTCTGGTCGTGTATTCCATTTCTTTTCTTATTTTTAGTTTTTCCTAAATTTTGTTTGTGGACTTTCGGAAAAGGTTTTACAACGGAAGAGGCAATTATTGTATTTATTATTGTAACGCTCGGGCAGGCGGTAAACGTTTTAACAGGACCGGTTACAGTGTTACTTAATATGACCGGCCGCCAAAAGGTTACCATGTATTATGCACTGGCAACGGTTGTGATAGATGTTGGATTAAATTTGATATTAATTCCCATGTATGGAATTATTGGAGCGGCTATCGCAACAGCAGTCTCACGAACAATTTTAAATTTGGGATGTGCGCTGCAGATCTATTTTACAATGGGTATCAATACAATTTATAATCCATTTGCCGATATTGCCGCTGCGTTTAGTAAAAAGAAGAAAAAGAATAATAATAATGTTTCTGAAATAAATAACGATACGGAAATTGAATGA
- a CDS encoding sulfotransferase — protein MNDVKNRWPNFLIVGTARAGTTSLHEFLGNHDDIFMPLQKEPCFFTFFNQDPQYKDMRHRYTTTIDAYQELFNGHEEKIAGESSTPYLYFHEQTISNIKKLVPEYRKIKILIVLRDPSERAYSQYMHNRRDLREPLTFEEAIKEEEIRKKENWHFDFFYTDKGFYYEQVKNYLDNFDDVKIVFYDTLEKNPDKLLEDIYSFLQVKGSEKKEMIRRNQSGEMKVKWFKQIITTRKNPVLNFFRKGMNRETKKKLRNWIKDKLLRYNLKKTEMDPKTRQLLIKKYKEDILKLQTIVERDLSDWLRV, from the coding sequence TTGAATGATGTAAAAAACAGATGGCCCAATTTTTTAATAGTCGGCACAGCACGTGCAGGTACTACTTCGTTGCATGAATTTCTTGGCAATCATGATGATATTTTTATGCCTCTTCAAAAGGAACCATGCTTTTTTACTTTCTTCAATCAGGATCCGCAGTATAAAGATATGCGTCATAGATATACAACTACTATCGATGCCTATCAGGAATTATTTAATGGTCATGAGGAGAAAATTGCTGGGGAGTCTTCCACTCCATATTTATATTTTCATGAACAAACAATTTCCAATATAAAAAAACTGGTACCGGAATATAGAAAAATAAAAATATTAATTGTTCTGCGTGATCCTTCTGAACGCGCTTATTCGCAATACATGCACAACAGGAGAGATCTTCGGGAACCATTAACCTTTGAAGAAGCGATAAAGGAAGAAGAAATTCGGAAAAAAGAAAACTGGCACTTCGATTTTTTTTATACTGATAAAGGATTTTATTATGAACAGGTGAAAAACTATCTCGACAATTTTGATGATGTGAAAATTGTATTTTACGACACCCTTGAAAAAAATCCGGATAAATTATTAGAAGATATTTATTCCTTTCTTCAAGTTAAGGGTTCTGAAAAAAAGGAAATGATAAGAAGAAACCAGAGCGGAGAAATGAAGGTGAAGTGGTTTAAACAAATAATTACAACAAGAAAAAATCCCGTTCTGAATTTTTTTAGAAAAGGAATGAACAGGGAAACAAAGAAAAAATTACGCAATTGGATCAAAGATAAATTGTTGCGCTACAATCTGAAAAAAACAGAGATGGATCCGAAAACGAGACAATTGCTTATTAAAAAATACAAAGAGGATATTTTAAAATTACAAACTATTGTGGAAAGAGATCTGAGCGATTGGCTCAGGGTATAA
- a CDS encoding sulfotransferase domain-containing protein has translation MKELKQNFICIGAQKAGTTTLADILYQHSEICIPPIKETKFFLFDTDYQKGNSFYNSYFTNYQGQKAVGEFDPDYLLFPFTAKRIAETLGEKVKIIVVLRNPADRAYSHYLMTRKKGLEDLDFENAILEEKNRKQDIKKQKIFAYIERGMYGKHLNEFLKVFPPENFLFLVFEEDFIQNKENTIKKVQEFLNVAYEALDINIHSNEAGEAQNEIIRDLVRKPNFAKKFLKFVLPSKEARKNIRKFFIRKNIQKVASPKLSQEVRSRILLTYFIDDIHLTEQLINRNLGVWYK, from the coding sequence ATGAAAGAGCTGAAACAAAATTTCATTTGTATAGGTGCGCAAAAAGCTGGCACTACAACCCTGGCAGATATTTTATATCAGCATAGTGAAATTTGTATTCCTCCCATTAAAGAAACAAAGTTTTTTTTATTTGATACCGATTATCAAAAAGGCAACTCTTTTTATAATAGTTATTTTACAAATTATCAGGGACAAAAAGCAGTTGGAGAATTTGACCCTGATTATTTATTGTTCCCATTTACTGCAAAACGCATTGCAGAAACACTTGGCGAAAAAGTAAAAATAATTGTTGTTTTAAGAAATCCTGCCGACAGGGCATATTCTCATTATCTTATGACCAGGAAAAAAGGGTTGGAGGATCTGGATTTTGAAAATGCAATTTTGGAGGAAAAAAATAGAAAACAGGATATCAAAAAACAAAAAATATTTGCATATATAGAAAGAGGGATGTATGGCAAACATTTAAATGAATTTTTAAAAGTATTCCCGCCTGAAAATTTTCTTTTTTTGGTATTTGAGGAAGATTTTATACAAAACAAAGAAAATACGATTAAAAAGGTCCAGGAATTTTTGAATGTGGCCTATGAAGCCCTGGATATTAATATTCATAGCAATGAGGCCGGGGAAGCGCAAAACGAGATTATCAGAGATTTGGTAAGAAAACCTAATTTTGCGAAGAAATTTTTGAAGTTTGTTCTTCCTTCCAAGGAGGCCAGAAAAAACATAAGAAAATTTTTCATCCGCAAGAATATCCAAAAAGTAGCCAGTCCTAAATTATCACAGGAAGTGAGAAGTAGAATTTTGCTGACATATTTTATAGATGATATTCATTTAACAGAACAATTAATAAACCGCAACCTGGGAGTTTGGTATAAATAA
- a CDS encoding sulfotransferase domain-containing protein: MENYKTILPTFIVVGANKGGTTSIYHYLKQHKQVYLSPVKEPHFFSKDIDVNLFKREFAQNKLQDIDKYVNGEMKEEFHAAFIRDVEQYKKLFSKVQDQKAVGELSTSYLFSEVAAKEIKALIPDCKIIICLRNPFDRAYSHYRMNLWTGNSNEFDFYKALVEDYDYKPKVWGNAHLYTEIGLYYQQVKRYLDLFGKDNVKIIFTEDMKKNAAQVVKELYEFIGVDSSFVPDTSTRYNEVFTPKYKNITWFLNKSGIRPLMKRLSPQVLKNIFVKVFYKGKGEKGEIPANAKQFMLEKFSEDISKLSVLLNKDLSNWIK; the protein is encoded by the coding sequence ATGGAGAACTATAAAACCATATTGCCTACATTTATTGTTGTTGGCGCCAATAAAGGCGGCACAACTTCTATATATCATTATTTAAAACAACATAAACAGGTTTATTTATCCCCTGTAAAGGAACCCCATTTTTTTTCGAAGGATATAGATGTGAATTTATTTAAAAGAGAATTCGCACAAAATAAATTGCAGGATATCGATAAGTATGTGAACGGCGAAATGAAGGAAGAATTTCATGCTGCTTTCATAAGAGATGTCGAGCAGTATAAAAAATTATTTTCTAAAGTACAAGACCAAAAAGCTGTTGGAGAACTAAGCACGTCCTATTTATTTTCAGAAGTAGCAGCAAAGGAAATTAAAGCTTTGATACCTGACTGTAAGATCATTATTTGTTTGAGAAATCCTTTCGATAGAGCGTATTCTCATTACAGAATGAATTTGTGGACCGGAAACAGCAACGAATTTGATTTTTATAAGGCTTTGGTAGAAGATTATGATTATAAACCTAAAGTTTGGGGTAATGCCCATTTGTATACAGAGATCGGTTTATATTATCAACAGGTAAAACGATATTTAGATCTATTTGGTAAGGATAATGTGAAGATCATTTTTACTGAGGATATGAAAAAGAATGCGGCTCAGGTTGTAAAAGAATTATATGAATTTATTGGGGTGGATAGTTCCTTCGTGCCCGATACCTCTACAAGGTACAATGAAGTATTTACTCCAAAATATAAAAATATTACCTGGTTTCTCAATAAATCAGGTATTCGGCCGTTGATGAAAAGATTATCACCGCAGGTGCTGAAAAATATTTTTGTAAAAGTATTTTATAAGGGAAAGGGAGAAAAAGGTGAAATACCTGCAAACGCTAAACAATTTATGTTAGAAAAGTTTTCCGAAGATATTTCCAAGTTATCCGTATTGTTGAACAAAGACCTGTCAAACTGGATTAAATGA
- a CDS encoding glycosyltransferase family 2 protein has protein sequence MTLNMNPKVCIVLVNYKTWQDTIECMESILKSDYRNYQIVVVENGSEDESWEKFLKWARGEVNTSLTADNKLLNLSCPPAHKPLLYFRAESGESDTMRLGPLDGIMPILFIKSKINLGFAGGNNTGMRYALNSNFDYVWLLNNDTVIEKNAISELVKYAEIKRQEKQNIGIIGSKLMLYHKPEIFQGVGAVFNKYSGKSNIIGAQEKDNGQYDNVEIECNYVIGASMFVSSAFLLDVGLMSEEYFLYNEENDWSARAKLKGWKVGVATQSKVYHKQGASTGNSPKKSKWQLKALNYKYRGKIKLYKKYYRPQLFFLYLHLITRSLKYISKGNMSEAKVIYKAIFNTKFES, from the coding sequence ATGACCCTAAACATGAATCCAAAAGTTTGTATAGTTCTGGTTAATTACAAAACCTGGCAAGATACTATTGAATGCATGGAAAGCATTTTAAAAAGTGATTATCGCAATTACCAGATCGTTGTTGTAGAAAATGGAAGTGAAGATGAAAGCTGGGAAAAATTTTTAAAATGGGCGCGGGGAGAGGTGAATACCTCCTTGACTGCTGATAATAAATTATTAAATTTATCTTGTCCACCGGCGCACAAACCACTTCTTTATTTTAGGGCGGAGTCTGGTGAATCTGATACCATGCGACTGGGTCCCTTGGATGGTATAATGCCTATATTATTTATTAAAAGCAAAATAAACCTTGGATTTGCCGGAGGTAATAATACCGGAATGCGTTATGCACTCAACAGTAATTTCGATTATGTTTGGCTGTTGAATAACGATACTGTGATAGAAAAAAATGCTATTTCCGAACTGGTAAAATATGCAGAAATAAAAAGGCAGGAAAAACAAAATATTGGCATTATTGGAAGTAAATTAATGTTATATCATAAACCTGAAATTTTTCAGGGCGTGGGCGCTGTTTTTAATAAATATTCAGGAAAATCAAATATTATCGGTGCACAGGAAAAAGATAATGGACAGTACGATAACGTGGAAATTGAATGTAACTATGTAATAGGTGCATCCATGTTTGTGAGTTCAGCATTTTTATTGGATGTGGGATTAATGAGTGAAGAGTATTTTCTGTACAATGAAGAAAATGATTGGAGCGCAAGAGCAAAATTAAAGGGATGGAAAGTTGGTGTGGCAACTCAAAGCAAAGTTTATCATAAACAAGGGGCATCCACCGGCAACAGTCCTAAAAAAAGTAAATGGCAACTCAAAGCATTAAATTATAAATACAGAGGAAAAATAAAATTATATAAAAAATATTATCGCCCTCAGTTATTTTTTTTATATCTTCATCTGATCACAAGAAGTTTAAAATATATTTCAAAAGGAAATATGAGTGAAGCAAAAGTGATCTATAAGGCCATTTTTAATACCAAATTTGAATCATGA
- a CDS encoding sulfotransferase, protein MQNLPTFIIVGAVKAGTTSLHEYLQLHPEVYMSPIKETNFFSDADMMFDDFNVDYKQDVSINVDKFLSGDMEHKIHIAHVRTWEQYQKLFRNIKNEKAIGEVSNSYLYLPSTATAIKNKLPEVKIVMILRDPVERLYSQFLMNLKLGKIKEKDLLKEIEADQQKQKKGWGVSHLYLEVGNYYEQVKRYYDQFPKEQIKVILFDDFKKDAKGTMKDLFKFLGVDPEFELDMSKRYNEAGMPRFGKLNYWLTQIGVYGLVKRIFPPDLKNKIKGLIYSQENIPKITEAEKNHLKAYYREDRAKLASLIGRDLSNWD, encoded by the coding sequence TTGCAAAACCTTCCAACATTTATAATTGTAGGTGCCGTGAAAGCGGGAACAACTTCATTGCATGAGTACTTGCAATTGCATCCGGAGGTGTATATGTCGCCGATAAAGGAGACGAATTTTTTTAGTGATGCGGATATGATGTTTGATGATTTTAATGTGGATTACAAGCAAGATGTATCAATTAATGTAGATAAATTTCTTTCGGGTGATATGGAACATAAAATACATATTGCACATGTAAGAACCTGGGAGCAATATCAGAAATTATTCAGGAATATTAAAAATGAAAAGGCGATAGGTGAGGTTTCGAATTCGTATCTATATCTTCCATCCACCGCAACAGCAATTAAAAATAAACTTCCCGAAGTTAAAATTGTAATGATATTAAGAGATCCTGTTGAAAGATTATATTCTCAGTTTTTAATGAATCTGAAATTGGGAAAAATAAAAGAAAAGGATCTTTTAAAAGAAATTGAAGCTGATCAGCAAAAACAAAAAAAGGGATGGGGAGTTAGTCATTTATATCTGGAAGTTGGAAATTATTATGAGCAGGTAAAAAGATATTACGATCAATTTCCCAAAGAACAGATCAAGGTGATCCTATTTGATGATTTTAAGAAAGATGCGAAAGGAACAATGAAGGATCTTTTTAAATTTTTAGGAGTGGATCCAGAATTTGAACTCGACATGAGCAAACGATATAATGAAGCCGGAATGCCGCGATTTGGGAAATTAAATTATTGGCTCACACAGATAGGTGTCTATGGCTTGGTAAAAAGAATTTTCCCTCCGGACCTAAAAAACAAAATAAAGGGATTGATCTACTCACAGGAAAACATACCAAAGATCACGGAGGCAGAAAAAAATCATCTTAAAGCATATTACCGTGAAGACCGGGCAAAACTCGCATCATTGATAGGCCGCGATCTCAGCAATTGGGACTGA
- the rpsP gene encoding 30S ribosomal protein S16, producing MATKIRLQRHGRKKAPFYHIVVANVNSPRDGKFIERLGTYNPTTVPAQITLNVDKTVDWMQKGAQPTTTANAILRYKGVLYKKHLLRGVAKGAFTLDVAETKFQEWIKSHEGAVMDHVKKVEDSIATKKAAEVARINTKRLEEASKKAAAAKAIADEAAAEVATTEVSNEVETAEVETPEVENTVVETSEVVDNVENTTEEAAPDAVENTTEEEKPNEQ from the coding sequence ATGGCTACTAAAATCAGATTACAGCGTCACGGTAGAAAAAAAGCGCCTTTCTATCATATTGTTGTGGCAAACGTAAATTCTCCGCGCGACGGAAAATTTATCGAACGTTTAGGAACTTATAACCCTACAACCGTTCCAGCGCAAATTACCCTTAACGTTGATAAAACCGTTGATTGGATGCAGAAAGGCGCTCAGCCTACTACAACTGCCAATGCAATTTTGCGTTACAAAGGTGTTTTATACAAAAAACATTTATTACGTGGTGTGGCAAAAGGTGCTTTTACTTTGGATGTTGCCGAAACTAAATTTCAGGAATGGATCAAATCTCACGAAGGTGCGGTTATGGACCATGTGAAAAAAGTGGAAGATAGCATTGCTACTAAAAAAGCTGCTGAAGTTGCCCGTATCAATACAAAACGCCTTGAAGAAGCATCCAAAAAAGCTGCTGCTGCAAAAGCAATTGCTGATGAGGCTGCCGCTGAAGTTGCAACAACTGAGGTATCTAACGAGGTAGAAACTGCAGAAGTGGAAACACCTGAAGTGGAAAATACTGTGGTTGAAACTTCTGAGGTTGTTGATAATGTTGAAAATACAACAGAGGAAGCAGCGCCTGATGCAGTGGAAAATACCACCGAAGAAGAAAAACCAAACGAGCAATAA
- the trmD gene encoding tRNA (guanosine(37)-N1)-methyltransferase TrmD: protein MRIDIITVLPELLRSPFDHSILKRAADKGLLEINIVNLRDHSTFKHNQVDDYQFGGGAGMVMMVEPIFNCINSLKAERNYDEVIYLTPDGETFNQKIANRLSLYKNIIILCGHYKGVDDRVRQHLITREISIGDYVLSGGELAAAVLVDAIGRLIPGVLNDETSALSDSFQDDLLAPPVYTRPAVFNDWEVPEILLSGHTAKIEEWRQEEALKKTKVRRPDLLEDK from the coding sequence ATGCGAATCGATATCATTACCGTACTTCCCGAATTGTTGCGATCTCCTTTCGATCACTCCATTCTCAAAAGAGCAGCCGATAAAGGACTTTTGGAAATCAATATCGTAAATCTGAGAGACCATTCCACCTTTAAACATAATCAGGTGGATGATTATCAGTTTGGTGGTGGAGCGGGCATGGTAATGATGGTAGAGCCCATTTTTAATTGTATCAATAGTTTGAAGGCAGAAAGAAATTATGACGAAGTAATTTATCTGACCCCCGATGGCGAAACTTTCAACCAAAAAATAGCAAACCGCCTATCCCTCTACAAAAATATCATCATTTTATGCGGTCATTATAAAGGTGTTGATGACCGGGTTCGTCAACACCTCATCACTCGCGAAATTTCCATTGGCGATTATGTTTTGAGCGGAGGCGAATTAGCAGCTGCAGTGCTTGTGGATGCAATCGGCAGGCTTATTCCCGGTGTTTTAAACGATGAAACTTCTGCTTTGTCTGATTCTTTTCAGGATGATTTGCTTGCTCCTCCTGTGTATACACGCCCGGCTGTGTTTAACGATTGGGAAGTTCCGGAGATACTTTTGAGCGGGCATACTGCAAAAATTGAGGAGTGGAGGCAGGAAGAGGCTTTGAAAAAAACAAAAGTAAGGAGGCCTGATTTGCTTGAAGATAAATAG
- the rplS gene encoding 50S ribosomal protein L19 — protein sequence MDIIKTLELDLIEPREIPQFKAGDTITVNYKIIEGDKSRTQAFKGDVLQRKGTGRTATFTVRKISNGVGVERIFPLFSPNIESIELNKVGKVRRAKIFYLRGLKGKSARIKEAKSAVTK from the coding sequence ATGGATATTATAAAAACATTGGAATTAGACCTGATTGAACCAAGAGAAATTCCACAATTTAAGGCTGGTGACACTATTACCGTAAATTACAAGATCATTGAGGGTGATAAATCCAGAACACAGGCCTTTAAAGGTGATGTGCTTCAGAGAAAAGGAACCGGCAGAACAGCTACATTTACTGTAAGAAAAATTTCTAACGGAGTTGGTGTAGAAAGAATATTTCCATTATTTTCGCCTAATATCGAAAGTATCGAATTAAATAAAGTGGGTAAGGTACGCAGAGCTAAAATATTTTATCTTCGTGGATTAAAAGGTAAATCAGCAAGAATTAAAGAAGCTAAAAGCGCTGTTACCAAATAA
- the bshB1 gene encoding bacillithiol biosynthesis deacetylase BshB1 has product MKLNILAFGAHPDDVELSCSGTLISQINKGNTAGIIDLTRGELGSRGTADIRDLEGEDARKIIGASIRENLNLEDGFFRNDRETQIKVISVIRKYQPEYILCNATEDRHPDHGRACKLIEDSVFLSGLVKIETEENGTSQKPWRPKMVLPYIQDRFINPDIVIDISDVWEQRMESIKAHRSQFYDPNSNEPETYIASKVFFDMIESRAREMGRSSGFKYAEGYTCGRMFGIKDLTQLY; this is encoded by the coding sequence ATGAAACTGAACATACTTGCCTTTGGAGCACACCCCGACGATGTGGAATTAAGTTGCAGTGGTACTCTTATCAGCCAAATAAATAAAGGAAATACCGCTGGAATAATTGATCTCACAAGAGGAGAATTAGGTTCCCGAGGAACTGCGGATATCAGAGATCTGGAGGGAGAAGATGCACGAAAAATTATAGGCGCCTCCATTCGCGAAAATTTAAATCTGGAAGATGGTTTTTTTCGCAACGATCGTGAAACTCAAATAAAAGTAATTTCTGTAATACGAAAATATCAACCCGAATATATTTTATGTAATGCAACGGAAGATCGTCATCCGGATCATGGTCGCGCTTGTAAATTAATTGAAGATTCTGTTTTTTTATCGGGGCTTGTAAAAATTGAAACCGAAGAAAATGGAACATCTCAAAAACCCTGGCGGCCCAAAATGGTTTTACCATATATTCAGGATAGATTTATTAATCCTGATATTGTAATTGATATTTCCGATGTATGGGAACAACGAATGGAAAGTATAAAGGCACATCGTTCCCAATTTTACGATCCCAATTCCAACGAACCGGAAACTTATATTGCATCTAAAGTATTTTTCGACATGATAGAAAGTCGTGCCCGCGAAATGGGCAGGAGCAGCGGATTTAAATATGCTGAAGGATATACTTGTGGCAGAATGTTTGGTATAAAAGATCTCACGCAATTATATTAA
- a CDS encoding glutathione peroxidase, whose protein sequence is MEKTIYGFTARNSAGKEILFDQFRDKVLLIVNTASGCGHTPQLAELEEIYQRYKNSGLIILGFPTDQFSQEPLEGKAIDEFCSVNYGVTFPIMEKGNIKGEHAHPLFQFFADKKQNGKIKSSPYWNFYKYLIGRDGKVIDYFFTYRHPTNRKITRAIEKALSVKTTSSNTALSAQKL, encoded by the coding sequence ATGGAAAAAACAATTTATGGTTTTACTGCGCGGAATTCAGCAGGCAAAGAAATTTTATTCGATCAATTTAGAGACAAAGTTCTACTTATTGTAAATACAGCTTCGGGTTGTGGGCATACACCACAATTAGCCGAGTTGGAAGAAATTTATCAGCGATATAAAAATTCCGGATTAATTATATTAGGATTTCCCACAGATCAATTCTCGCAGGAACCATTGGAAGGAAAAGCTATTGATGAATTTTGTTCCGTTAATTACGGAGTTACTTTTCCAATTATGGAAAAAGGGAATATAAAAGGCGAACACGCACATCCCCTATTTCAATTCTTTGCGGATAAAAAACAGAATGGAAAAATAAAATCTTCTCCCTATTGGAATTTTTACAAATATTTGATTGGCCGGGATGGAAAAGTAATAGATTATTTTTTTACTTACCGTCATCCTACAAACAGAAAAATAACGCGTGCCATAGAAAAAGCTTTATCCGTTAAAACCACCTCTTCAAATACTGCCTTGTCCGCTCAAAAACTTTAA